One segment of Aulosira sp. FACHB-615 DNA contains the following:
- a CDS encoding thioredoxin family protein — protein MDRHFIKRRRLLTYLGLGAIGAGGVAIASGCSEKSIISTPKTVAPSANSSTPAQNTTAALPPDAKLLPEFQGISQWLNSSPLTTADLKGSVVLVQFWTFACINCQRTLPYVTRWHQEYADKGLKVVGVHTPEFAYEKVVNNVKQALKKHKINYAVPIDNEFQTWNAYKNEYWPHLFLADRQGVIRYDHIGEGAYSDTEQMIRQLLG, from the coding sequence ATGGATAGACATTTCATCAAGCGTCGCCGACTGCTTACCTATCTGGGGTTAGGAGCGATAGGAGCAGGTGGAGTGGCGATCGCATCTGGATGTTCTGAGAAAAGCATTATTTCTACACCTAAAACCGTTGCTCCGTCTGCTAACTCTAGTACTCCAGCGCAAAATACTACCGCCGCCTTACCTCCTGATGCAAAACTGCTCCCAGAATTCCAAGGCATTTCTCAGTGGCTCAACTCTTCACCCTTAACCACTGCTGACCTCAAAGGTAGTGTGGTGTTAGTGCAGTTTTGGACATTTGCTTGCATTAACTGTCAGCGTACCCTGCCTTACGTGACCCGTTGGCATCAAGAATATGCCGATAAAGGCTTGAAAGTTGTTGGTGTCCACACACCAGAGTTTGCTTATGAAAAAGTGGTCAACAACGTCAAACAAGCTTTGAAAAAGCACAAAATTAACTATGCAGTGCCAATAGACAACGAATTTCAAACTTGGAATGCTTATAAAAACGAATACTGGCCGCATTTGTTTTTAGCAGACCGCCAAGGGGTAATTCGTTACGATCACATCGGTGAAGGTGCTTATTCCGATACAGAACAAATGATCCGTCAGCTTTTAGGATAG
- a CDS encoding cytochrome c biogenesis CcdA family protein, translating into MAITSLSAGLAVLAGALTVLSPCVLPVLPVLVGRSLSTHRYGPVALVAGLVAGFATAGSLLGIASSWLAGLANTLRYVGIFILLFMGVLAIFPKWSYLLLSYLQLGRIKRNTGVGLAGEFWLGTQLGLLWTPCAGPVLGSILILAASKHEVFGTFALLLAFGVGAALPLLAIAYAGRYASQYLLGLRSRSEMLHRVGGVLVAASAIAILLGWDVQIQLWLAPMFPRLPL; encoded by the coding sequence ATGGCAATCACTTCCCTATCGGCCGGGTTAGCAGTTTTGGCGGGGGCGTTAACGGTACTGTCACCTTGTGTTTTACCGGTTTTGCCCGTGTTAGTGGGGCGATCGCTTTCTACCCACCGTTATGGGCCTGTAGCCTTAGTAGCGGGTTTAGTGGCTGGATTTGCCACAGCCGGGAGTTTGCTAGGAATTGCCAGCAGTTGGTTAGCTGGGTTGGCTAATACTCTGCGCTATGTGGGGATATTTATTTTATTGTTCATGGGTGTGTTAGCAATCTTTCCCAAGTGGAGTTATTTGCTGCTGAGTTATTTGCAATTAGGCAGAATTAAAAGAAACACAGGGGTAGGATTGGCAGGAGAGTTTTGGTTAGGCACTCAGCTTGGTTTATTGTGGACTCCTTGTGCTGGGCCTGTATTGGGGAGCATTTTAATTTTGGCAGCCAGCAAGCATGAAGTTTTTGGGACATTTGCACTTTTATTGGCGTTTGGTGTGGGGGCTGCGTTACCGTTATTAGCGATCGCTTATGCTGGGCGTTATGCCAGCCAATATTTGCTAGGGTTGCGATCGCGCAGTGAAATGTTACATAGAGTCGGTGGTGTTTTAGTAGCCGCATCTGCGATCGCTATTCTCTTGGGTTGGGATGTACAGATTCAACTGTGGTTAGCTCCCATGTTTCCCCGCCTACCACTGTAA
- a CDS encoding DM13 domain-containing protein, which yields MHRQLLILSLATVAIMGCTTQVQTKPTENSTIPGVKSVQTTETTTSTTATPNTVVKSGNFVKGEHITQGNARIITENGKTFLEFDQNFKTDSGPDLLVILHRQQQPKIYGITEKEYVSLGRLQKTSGSQRYDISENIKVADFASAVIWCRTFNATFGYAAFN from the coding sequence ATGCACCGACAATTACTAATTTTGAGTTTGGCAACTGTAGCGATTATGGGTTGTACAACACAAGTACAGACAAAACCGACCGAAAATTCTACAATTCCAGGTGTAAAAAGCGTTCAAACCACAGAAACCACAACTTCCACAACTGCAACCCCAAATACAGTTGTCAAATCCGGTAACTTTGTCAAAGGAGAACATATTACTCAAGGTAATGCCCGCATCATTACCGAAAATGGTAAAACCTTTTTAGAATTTGATCAAAACTTCAAAACCGATAGCGGCCCAGACTTGTTAGTTATTTTACATCGCCAACAGCAACCCAAAATTTACGGCATCACTGAAAAAGAGTACGTCAGTTTGGGGCGTTTACAAAAAACCTCTGGTAGTCAACGCTATGACATCTCCGAGAATATCAAGGTTGCAGATTTTGCCAGTGCAGTAATTTGGTGTCGGACTTTTAACGCCACCTTTGGTTATGCTGCCTTCAATTAA
- a CDS encoding cytochrome b/b6 domain-containing protein, which translates to MAASKAGKRSKPPAGPKQELAAKIFHGLNIISLILMIGSGLQIYNANPVFGGRGGWTFPRTFLLGGWLGGGRNWHFAAMWLFALNLLVYGVYIFSTKRWEKRFVSQGDLQVLQKGQNPKRKNYAWHRLIYTGIVPVLILAIASGVAMYKPAQLHWLSGLFGSWQTLRVIHFITVPIVIIFVIGHFLLSQKVGGYRLIKSMFT; encoded by the coding sequence ATGGCTGCTTCAAAAGCTGGTAAACGTAGCAAACCTCCGGCGGGGCCGAAACAAGAGTTGGCGGCTAAAATCTTTCACGGTCTCAACATCATCAGTTTAATCTTGATGATTGGCAGTGGCTTGCAAATTTACAATGCTAACCCTGTATTTGGAGGTAGGGGCGGATGGACATTTCCCCGCACATTCTTACTGGGGGGATGGTTAGGTGGGGGACGCAATTGGCACTTTGCAGCGATGTGGTTGTTTGCGCTGAACTTATTAGTCTATGGCGTTTACATATTTTCAACAAAGCGGTGGGAAAAGCGGTTTGTTTCCCAAGGTGACTTACAGGTTTTACAAAAAGGGCAGAATCCCAAACGGAAAAACTATGCTTGGCATCGGTTAATTTATACCGGAATTGTACCAGTATTAATTCTAGCGATCGCCTCCGGTGTGGCAATGTATAAACCAGCCCAACTGCATTGGTTATCTGGATTATTTGGCAGTTGGCAAACCTTAAGAGTAATTCACTTTATTACCGTACCCATAGTTATTATCTTTGTCATTGGTCATTTTCTGCTATCCCAAAAAGTTGGGGGCTATCGTCTGATTAAATCAATGTTTACTTAA
- a CDS encoding molybdopterin-dependent oxidoreductase produces the protein MEEFKAQRHLLTRRRLLQLSGVSSMGLLLSSCGTSLLSEPVGKLTEPLNLKVGELLLKPQTPVPEFPISAIEPNALLINSFNGTPQIDTDKFRLIIDGEVNQRLQLSMADIQKLPFNSMVIRHVCVEGWAAIVQWGGVRLSDLIKLAQPKSQVRYAYFESADTYYESWDIASTLHPQTLLAYQKNGQSLSPENGAPLRLASPIKLGYKQSKWVTRVTLTSTLSSRKGYWIDEGYEWFGGI, from the coding sequence ATGGAAGAATTTAAAGCACAGCGCCATCTATTGACGCGCCGTCGCTTGTTGCAACTATCGGGAGTTTCCAGTATGGGTTTACTCCTCAGTAGTTGTGGTACAAGTTTACTCTCCGAACCAGTGGGTAAATTAACAGAACCACTGAACCTGAAAGTTGGGGAATTATTACTCAAACCCCAAACACCAGTTCCAGAATTTCCCATTAGTGCGATCGAACCAAATGCACTGTTAATCAATAGCTTTAATGGTACGCCTCAAATTGACACTGACAAATTTCGCCTAATTATTGATGGTGAAGTTAATCAGCGACTGCAATTGAGTATGGCAGATATTCAAAAATTGCCCTTTAACTCAATGGTAATTCGTCATGTGTGCGTCGAAGGTTGGGCGGCGATCGTTCAGTGGGGTGGTGTGCGCTTGAGTGATTTAATCAAATTAGCCCAACCAAAATCTCAAGTACGTTACGCCTACTTTGAATCTGCTGATACCTACTACGAAAGCTGGGATATAGCCTCTACACTACACCCTCAAACCTTGTTGGCTTACCAAAAAAATGGTCAATCCTTATCACCAGAAAACGGTGCGCCCTTACGTCTAGCCTCTCCCATCAAACTGGGTTACAAACAATCTAAATGGGTAACTCGCGTCACATTAACTAGTACTCTCAGCAGCAGAAAAGGATATTGGATTGACGAAGGTTATGAGTGGTTTGGGGGAATATAG
- a CDS encoding DUF928 domain-containing protein: MPVTMLQKIWLIFLTATFGLTVLSPTHIAIAQPKKEILPNNLGQPKRTVQSAARVRLNLPPSLGKPNRRVPAATRGGSCIANNPKLTALIPKYDTALTTIGNPTLYFFIPQNTAAYLELVIQNENDNEQPVYQQKYQTNTKSGIVGINLPPNTLALNQKYIWNFSVICNPENPALSKVVQGTIQRFENPLLMKKLAQATLQERVQLYAEAGIWHDALDTLARLRSSRPNDFKVKADWEALLTAPGVEFDQQLVQKPLIPAKETPKLLLNN; encoded by the coding sequence ATGCCTGTTACCATGTTGCAAAAAATCTGGCTCATATTTCTTACAGCAACTTTTGGGTTAACTGTTCTCTCTCCTACTCATATTGCAATAGCCCAGCCAAAAAAAGAAATTTTGCCAAATAATCTGGGACAGCCTAAAAGAACAGTCCAGTCTGCTGCTCGTGTGAGATTAAATCTACCACCATCTTTAGGCAAGCCAAATCGCCGAGTCCCAGCAGCCACCAGAGGAGGAAGTTGCATCGCTAACAACCCAAAACTCACCGCCTTAATTCCTAAGTACGATACAGCATTAACAACTATCGGCAATCCCACGTTATATTTCTTTATTCCGCAAAATACTGCTGCTTATCTAGAATTAGTGATTCAAAACGAAAATGACAATGAGCAACCAGTTTACCAGCAGAAATATCAAACCAATACTAAATCTGGAATAGTAGGAATTAATTTACCACCAAATACTTTAGCCCTGAACCAAAAGTATATATGGAATTTCTCGGTGATCTGTAATCCCGAAAATCCGGCTTTAAGCAAAGTTGTCCAAGGTACTATCCAACGTTTTGAAAACCCTTTGCTAATGAAAAAACTAGCACAAGCTACTTTGCAAGAGCGTGTGCAACTCTATGCAGAAGCTGGAATTTGGCACGACGCTCTTGATACTTTAGCAAGATTGAGATCCTCAAGGCCAAATGATTTTAAAGTCAAAGCGGATTGGGAAGCATTATTAACAGCACCAGGAGTAGAGTTTGATCAACAACTAGTACAGAAACCTTTAATTCCTGCAAAAGAAACTCCAAAACTGTTGTTAAATAATTGA
- a CDS encoding DUF928 domain-containing protein, which produces MISLKLQKIGTTILATTVGMTGILSVNTVLASEKIIFVPPVGSPRRLIPAGTRAYEPLDEGNAGNIDIQTQPAPIVAPPGRVRGNPNGIERRIPPAQNTNPVPVTDQCLQGKIPFTALIPESQLGLTTLSNPSLFFYVPQTSAPELELVVQNETEQEVYTQKYKPNNRAGIISIRLPINSLAVNKQYKWTFSVICNPTDKSQNKVVAGVVQRVLPDLQLVKKLQQANRQERAVLYAAAGIWHDALANVAQRRYLFPKNPEIASDWQELLTTPGISLNPQIVQQPLISPPAALQPNNKYKF; this is translated from the coding sequence ATGATCTCCCTCAAACTACAAAAAATCGGGACAACAATCTTAGCCACTACAGTTGGTATGACAGGCATTTTGTCAGTAAATACCGTACTAGCAAGCGAAAAAATTATCTTTGTTCCTCCGGTTGGTAGTCCACGGAGATTGATCCCAGCAGGAACCAGGGCCTATGAACCCCTAGATGAAGGGAATGCAGGAAATATAGATATTCAAACACAGCCAGCACCAATAGTAGCACCTCCTGGTCGTGTTAGAGGTAATCCTAATGGTATCGAAAGGAGAATTCCGCCAGCGCAGAACACTAACCCAGTACCAGTTACAGACCAGTGTTTACAAGGTAAAATACCTTTTACAGCTTTAATTCCTGAATCCCAACTAGGATTAACCACACTTTCCAATCCAAGCTTGTTTTTTTACGTTCCCCAAACTTCTGCACCAGAGTTAGAGTTAGTTGTTCAAAATGAAACTGAGCAAGAGGTTTACACACAGAAATATAAACCAAATAACAGAGCTGGCATAATTAGCATAAGGTTGCCTATTAATTCGTTAGCAGTTAACAAACAATACAAATGGACATTTTCTGTAATATGTAATCCTACAGATAAATCTCAAAATAAGGTTGTAGCTGGTGTAGTGCAACGTGTCCTACCAGACTTGCAACTAGTCAAAAAATTACAACAAGCAAACCGACAAGAACGTGCAGTTTTGTATGCAGCCGCAGGTATTTGGCATGATGCCCTTGCAAATGTGGCACAAAGACGTTACTTGTTTCCTAAAAATCCCGAAATAGCATCTGATTGGCAAGAATTGTTAACGACACCAGGTATCAGCTTAAATCCACAAATCGTCCAGCAGCCTTTAATTTCTCCACCAGCAGCATTACAGCCTAACAACAAGTACAAATTTTAA
- a CDS encoding DUF928 domain-containing protein, with protein sequence MNNLLSRKLLSTTISAIVGLAIVSSLVPVQAEVKINLPDLGKGPGRRVPGGSRGVNCVAKNQNLTAIVPISNIGLTTVANPTLYFYIPENKAPEVELVVQDDNEQEVHKQKYKPNGNAGVVGVSLPDNTLAKGQKYRWNFSIICNTQDRSSDKLVQGTIQRVDNPQLMNKVDNASLPERLKLYADAGIWQDALNTLAQLRYSSPQDSALKADWVSLLTTEGVKLDTEVAEAPLVPETNLLQPINQTSEVTTP encoded by the coding sequence ATGAACAACCTTTTATCACGAAAATTGTTGTCTACCACAATCTCTGCAATTGTCGGATTAGCAATTGTCAGTTCTTTAGTACCCGTACAAGCAGAAGTGAAGATTAATTTACCAGACTTAGGTAAAGGCCCTGGTAGAAGAGTTCCAGGGGGTTCACGCGGGGTAAATTGTGTTGCGAAGAATCAAAATTTGACTGCTATTGTGCCGATTTCAAATATTGGACTCACCACTGTAGCTAACCCTACCTTATATTTTTATATCCCGGAAAATAAAGCACCGGAAGTAGAATTAGTAGTTCAAGATGACAATGAGCAAGAGGTACACAAACAAAAGTACAAACCCAATGGTAATGCAGGTGTAGTTGGTGTGAGCCTCCCAGATAATACCCTTGCTAAAGGTCAAAAATATCGATGGAATTTTTCAATTATTTGCAATACTCAAGACCGTTCTTCAGATAAGTTAGTTCAAGGAACTATCCAACGGGTTGATAATCCACAATTGATGAATAAAGTAGACAACGCTTCTTTGCCAGAACGTTTAAAACTTTATGCTGATGCTGGCATTTGGCAAGATGCTCTTAATACTTTGGCACAGTTACGCTACTCTAGCCCTCAAGATTCGGCACTCAAAGCTGACTGGGTAAGTTTATTAACAACAGAGGGCGTAAAATTAGACACTGAAGTGGCTGAAGCACCATTAGTTCCAGAAACAAATCTACTCCAACCAATCAATCAGACCTCGGAAGTGACTACACCTTAA
- a CDS encoding efflux RND transporter permease subunit yields MFVDFFIKRPVFATVCAIIILLVGLISIPTLPIARFPDISPTQINVTANYSGASAEVVESGITNLLERQINGVEGLKYMTSSSSNDGTSNITITFDASRDKDLAAVDVQNRVSIAEAQLPDVVQRTGVRVSKQSNNILLAIGLYTENKEYDNTFLSNYADLYIADALKRVKGVGDVRIFGERRYAMRLWLDPNRLATRGLTTEDVTTALAQQNLQIGAGRIGQEPAPQGQQYQIDVRAASRLTEPAEFEEIVIKTEDDGTLVKLKDVGRAELGAENYNTFLRFRAKDAVGLGIYQVPGSNALDVAKGVKAAMAELAPSFPPGMKYQVAFDTTLFVEESLAEVVKTLIEAVVLVVIVIFLFLQDWRTTLIPALTIPLALVGTFAFVKVFNFSINSLTLFGLTLASGMVVDDAIVVVEQISRFIQDKGINPRRAASESMAELFGAVIATSLVLMAVFVPVAFFPGTTGALYRQFALTIAFSIAISTFLALTLTPSLCALLLRQGQTPPGWLGWIFNQINRFLEWVRQGYQRSLGFLTRIKSVIIGLFIVSLGMTAWLYTSVPTAFLPDEDQGYFITILQGPQGVSLQYTSDVMSKVEQEILQLPEVVGTFAVGGFGFSGSTANSGIIFTTLKPWSERERPDQTVQALIGKLQGKFFAIPEARVFAVNPPAIQGLGNFGGFTFQLQDRRGNGGLDNLVQSMGQLLGRANQTPGLQRVFTTFAANTPQLLVEVERNKANSLQVNVDDIFTTLQTALGSQYVNDFNLQQRNYRVYVQADEQFRSNPQDIGKLYVRSRRNEMIPLSNLVTITPTTGAQTINHYNLFRSIEINGAAAPGFSSGDAIQKMEQVAKQVLPPGYGYEWSGTSLEELASGGLAPVIFGLGLVFVFLVLAAQYENYIDPLIIMLSVPLAIFGALLAQSMRGFPNDVYCQIGLVMLIGLASKNAILIVEFANQLREQGLSITKAVIEASQERLRPILMTAFSTLLGIFPLAVATGAGAGSRQSLGTAVFGGMLIATFLSLFVVPILYIVIKSLTERLIKPRHEETI; encoded by the coding sequence ATGTTTGTTGATTTTTTCATCAAGCGACCAGTCTTTGCTACGGTCTGTGCAATCATTATCCTGCTGGTGGGATTAATTAGTATTCCCACACTGCCCATTGCGCGATTTCCCGATATTAGTCCTACACAAATTAACGTTACAGCCAACTACAGTGGAGCCAGTGCCGAAGTTGTCGAAAGCGGTATTACTAATCTGTTAGAAAGACAAATTAATGGTGTTGAAGGTCTAAAATATATGACCTCCAGCAGCAGCAACGACGGTACAAGCAATATTACAATTACTTTCGATGCTTCACGAGATAAAGACTTAGCTGCTGTTGATGTGCAGAATCGTGTTTCCATTGCTGAGGCACAATTGCCAGATGTTGTGCAGCGTACGGGAGTTAGGGTCAGTAAGCAATCTAACAATATTCTCCTGGCAATTGGTTTATATACCGAAAATAAAGAGTATGACAACACTTTTTTGAGCAACTATGCTGACTTGTACATAGCGGATGCACTCAAGCGAGTCAAAGGCGTGGGAGATGTCAGAATTTTTGGTGAACGCCGTTATGCGATGCGCCTGTGGTTAGATCCCAATCGGTTAGCGACACGGGGATTAACCACAGAAGATGTCACCACAGCATTAGCGCAACAAAACTTGCAAATTGGTGCAGGCAGAATTGGTCAAGAACCTGCACCCCAGGGACAACAGTATCAAATTGATGTGCGTGCTGCCAGCCGACTCACAGAACCCGCCGAATTTGAAGAAATTGTGATTAAAACCGAAGATGATGGGACTTTAGTCAAACTCAAAGATGTTGGTCGGGCAGAATTAGGTGCAGAAAATTACAACACATTTTTGCGATTTCGCGCTAAGGATGCTGTCGGCTTGGGTATCTATCAAGTTCCTGGAAGTAATGCCTTAGATGTCGCCAAGGGTGTGAAAGCGGCAATGGCGGAATTGGCTCCGAGTTTTCCACCAGGTATGAAATATCAGGTAGCTTTTGACACAACTTTGTTTGTGGAAGAGTCCTTAGCCGAAGTTGTGAAGACTCTGATTGAAGCTGTAGTGTTGGTTGTGATTGTAATTTTCTTGTTTTTGCAAGACTGGCGAACCACATTGATTCCAGCACTGACGATTCCCTTAGCCTTAGTGGGGACGTTTGCTTTCGTTAAAGTATTTAACTTTTCGATTAATAGTTTGACCTTGTTTGGTTTGACACTGGCATCAGGGATGGTGGTAGATGATGCGATCGTTGTAGTGGAGCAAATTAGCCGATTTATTCAAGATAAAGGCATCAATCCCCGCCGCGCCGCTAGTGAATCAATGGCAGAATTATTTGGGGCTGTAATTGCGACTTCCTTGGTGTTGATGGCGGTGTTTGTTCCAGTGGCGTTTTTTCCAGGAACCACAGGGGCATTATATCGGCAATTTGCCTTAACTATCGCTTTCTCCATTGCCATTTCCACTTTTTTGGCTTTGACACTCACACCTTCATTGTGTGCTTTGCTACTGCGCCAAGGACAAACACCTCCAGGTTGGCTGGGCTGGATTTTTAACCAGATTAACAGATTTTTGGAGTGGGTAAGACAAGGATATCAGCGATCGCTTGGTTTTCTCACACGCATTAAAAGTGTGATTATCGGTCTATTTATCGTTTCTTTGGGGATGACTGCTTGGTTGTATACCAGCGTCCCGACAGCCTTCCTCCCCGACGAAGACCAAGGTTACTTCATCACAATTCTTCAAGGGCCACAAGGAGTATCGCTGCAATACACCAGCGATGTCATGTCCAAAGTTGAACAGGAAATCCTACAACTTCCCGAAGTCGTGGGAACTTTTGCAGTTGGTGGTTTTGGTTTCAGTGGAAGTACTGCCAACAGTGGTATTATCTTTACTACCCTCAAACCTTGGAGTGAACGTGAACGACCAGATCAGACAGTCCAAGCCCTCATCGGTAAACTACAAGGCAAGTTTTTCGCCATTCCCGAAGCCAGAGTCTTTGCTGTCAACCCCCCAGCCATTCAAGGCTTAGGGAACTTTGGCGGTTTTACTTTTCAACTCCAAGACCGCAGAGGTAACGGCGGCTTAGATAACCTAGTGCAATCAATGGGTCAATTGCTTGGTCGTGCCAATCAAACCCCCGGACTGCAACGTGTATTCACCACCTTTGCTGCTAACACACCCCAGCTACTTGTAGAAGTAGAACGAAACAAAGCCAACTCCCTGCAAGTGAATGTAGATGATATCTTTACTACCTTACAAACTGCCTTGGGGTCGCAATATGTCAACGACTTCAACCTCCAGCAGCGCAACTATCGGGTATATGTCCAAGCTGATGAACAGTTTCGTTCTAACCCCCAAGATATCGGTAAACTCTACGTTCGTTCCCGCCGAAACGAAATGATTCCTTTGAGTAATTTAGTAACAATTACTCCCACCACCGGAGCGCAAACCATTAACCACTATAATTTATTCCGCTCCATTGAAATCAACGGTGCCGCCGCACCAGGCTTTAGTTCTGGAGATGCTATCCAAAAAATGGAACAGGTAGCAAAACAAGTTTTACCCCCTGGTTATGGCTATGAGTGGTCAGGTACATCTCTAGAAGAACTCGCTTCTGGCGGTTTAGCTCCTGTGATTTTTGGTTTAGGATTGGTCTTTGTATTCCTAGTATTAGCGGCTCAATATGAAAACTACATCGACCCTTTAATTATTATGCTGTCAGTGCCTTTAGCAATCTTTGGCGCACTGTTAGCCCAATCAATGCGGGGTTTTCCTAACGATGTATATTGTCAAATTGGTTTAGTAATGTTGATTGGTTTGGCAAGTAAAAATGCAATTTTGATTGTGGAATTTGCCAACCAATTGCGAGAACAAGGGCTATCAATTACCAAAGCCGTCATAGAAGCTTCTCAAGAACGGTTGCGTCCAATTTTGATGACAGCTTTTTCCACACTTTTAGGGATTTTTCCCTTGGCTGTAGCCACCGGTGCTGGTGCAGGTAGCCGTCAATCTTTAGGAACAGCCGTGTTTGGTGGAATGTTAATTGCGACATTCTTAAGTTTGTTTGTTGTTCCTATCTTATACATTGTGATTAAGTCACTAACAGAACGATTAATTAAACCACGTCACGAAGAAACAATCTAA
- a CDS encoding efflux RND transporter periplasmic adaptor subunit yields the protein MSQSELPDSQFPLEIEQPVTTDSHQAQPTDSPSEPKLISIANKKRPWPVILGVVLLIAGLGVGWRWWQTSQGNNAPAGAAAGQPMGVPVKLATVEDAKIQETSELVGTLDAPRSVTLKPEIDGRITQIVFQEGDRVSQGQVVIRLQSDDAQAQLLQAKASLEQAQARLAELKAGTRSEEIAQARAQLSQAQARLRDAQTGSSPEEMAQAEAQIESAKSDLALAKSRAERYSNLQKQGAISEDQMEGYLKEQRSAAAALVVAQKRLEQLSKGRRSDISELEAAVEQQRQNLRQLENGPRQEEIAQARSQVTQAAAQVKAAEVQLQYTNVRAPFTGLLGDIPVRVGEFVSKADSLTTLTRNDSLELNIAVPLTQAQRVRIGLPVQMLDAQGQATATGNISFISPNANSTSQTVLAKATFRNGNRLLLNRQLVQTKIIWAERPGILVPVTAVSRLGGEAFVFVAQAPENPKPGAPSLVALQKPVKLGAIEGSNYQVLEGLQAGDKIVVSGILNLTNGAPIAPTP from the coding sequence ATGTCCCAATCTGAGTTACCTGATTCACAGTTTCCGCTTGAAATAGAACAGCCTGTTACTACGGACTCTCATCAGGCTCAACCAACAGATTCTCCATCTGAACCAAAACTGATCTCCATAGCTAATAAAAAGCGGCCTTGGCCTGTAATTTTAGGTGTGGTGTTGTTAATTGCAGGTCTTGGTGTTGGTTGGCGTTGGTGGCAAACTAGTCAAGGGAATAATGCACCTGCTGGGGCTGCTGCTGGTCAACCGATGGGAGTTCCAGTGAAATTAGCCACGGTTGAAGATGCAAAAATTCAGGAAACGTCAGAATTAGTTGGGACTTTGGATGCACCACGCTCAGTTACACTCAAACCAGAAATTGACGGACGCATCACCCAGATTGTATTTCAAGAAGGCGATCGCGTTTCTCAAGGACAAGTAGTGATTCGCTTGCAAAGTGATGATGCTCAAGCACAGTTACTCCAAGCCAAAGCCTCTCTTGAACAAGCCCAAGCACGTCTCGCAGAACTGAAAGCAGGCACACGCTCAGAAGAAATTGCCCAAGCCAGAGCGCAGCTATCACAAGCCCAAGCGCGTTTACGGGATGCTCAAACAGGCTCCAGTCCCGAAGAAATGGCCCAAGCCGAAGCTCAAATAGAATCTGCTAAATCTGACTTAGCACTAGCAAAATCCCGCGCCGAACGCTACAGCAACCTGCAAAAACAAGGCGCAATTTCCGAAGATCAGATGGAAGGCTATTTGAAAGAACAACGCAGCGCCGCCGCCGCCTTAGTAGTAGCACAAAAACGCCTAGAGCAACTCAGCAAAGGTAGACGTTCAGATATTAGTGAATTAGAAGCAGCTGTTGAGCAGCAAAGACAAAACTTAAGACAACTAGAAAATGGCCCCCGTCAAGAAGAAATAGCCCAAGCGCGATCGCAAGTTACCCAAGCCGCAGCTCAAGTCAAAGCCGCCGAAGTACAATTGCAATACACCAACGTCCGCGCTCCCTTTACTGGACTGTTAGGCGATATCCCGGTAAGAGTCGGCGAATTTGTCAGCAAAGCCGACAGCCTCACCACCCTCACCAGAAATGACTCCTTAGAATTAAACATCGCGGTTCCCCTCACCCAAGCCCAGCGAGTGCGCATCGGTTTACCAGTGCAGATGCTTGATGCTCAAGGACAAGCCACCGCTACAGGTAACATTAGTTTTATTTCACCCAACGCCAATTCTACTTCGCAAACAGTTTTAGCCAAAGCCACCTTTAGAAATGGCAACAGACTACTATTGAACCGCCAGTTAGTCCAAACAAAAATCATTTGGGCTGAACGTCCCGGAATTTTAGTGCCTGTCACAGCAGTATCCCGCCTTGGTGGAGAAGCATTTGTATTTGTGGCGCAAGCACCAGAAAATCCCAAACCCGGAGCGCCATCTTTAGTAGCTTTGCAAAAACCAGTCAAATTAGGAGCTATTGAAGGTAGTAATTACCAAGTCCTAGAAGGACTCCAAGCTGGAGACAAAATTGTAGTTTCAGGCATCCTCAACTTAACCAACGGCGCACCCATCGCTCCCACCCCCTAA